The Dehalobacter sp. DCM sequence TACTATATTCAGCAGCTGGATTCAAGCTGAACGACTAAAAAACGACCTTCCCCGCCAAGGGGAAGGTCTGTACTTTCTATGAACCATGGAAGGGTTCATGGTGAACCGTCAAAGTGAACTTCTCATTTTAAGGAAATATCTAACACCAGAGAAATAATAATTAAGGAGCATTTCTGTAAGGAAAATATCTGAACTTTGAAAAATGAGACGCCAGGCAATAAAATAGTGATGTATTGATCGGCCAAGAAAGGCACAAAACAAAGAGGTGCATCCTCTGTGGTTAAGATCGGAATTTTCGGAGTATCAGGTTTCTATTGGCGGAGAAGCATTATATGAATTCCAGAGATTTATTATTCTGATATTTTATTCAGTAGTATGTGCTTGTGGCGATTCCGACGTATGAACCTGAACTCCCCAATCTGCAAGTTGCTTTAGAATCGGCATTAAATCACGGCAAATGTCGGTTAATGTATATTCGACTCGCACCGGCATCTCCATATATTGTTCGCGATGTATAAGGCCATTTTCTTCCAACTCCTTTAATGAACTGGCTAACATAGTATTTGTTATACCACTAATCTTACGTTTCAGTTCATTGTACCTTGTCGTACCATCCTGATGAAGAGCACATAAAATTGGTATCTTCCATTTTCCACCCACCACCCTTAGCGCACTTCCCAATGGACAATAGTCCATACATGGGCAATTATCTTTACAAGGTCTATCATTTCGATCGATTTCTTTGGTCATATTTCTCGAACCTACTCATTATATTCTGCGTTCTTGAAAATGAGATAACGCAGTAGTATTATTATACCAGATAGCAATAACGGAGTGAAGAGCTATCAAATAATTTTTATGGAGGCGAAAATATGGTTATCAATGAAGATGTAAAAAAAGTTATTGAAGGATCGGCATTTCTCTCGCTTATTACGGTAGATGCAAACGGAACCCCTCATCCTATTATTGCAGGTAAAGGCCAAGTAGTAAGTGACACGGTGGTCTTCGGTATTTATAAGATGGAGATCACACAAAAGAATTTAGAATCAAATAAAAATTCATGGGTCGTAGGGGCAACCATGGATGGGGGGCCAAAAGGTTATCGGCTCGTAGGTACAGCGGAGGCAAAAGATAAGCAACTTATTTTCACTCCGACTGGAGTAGATACGCTTATATAAAAAATTAATCAACGCATACAAAAAAGAAGAGGATAGCGATAGTCCGACATGAATATCTCTTCTTTTTTGTATGTCTCGTATTTAAGGAGTTGAATAGAACATGATTGTGCATATATTATCCTGTGGTATTTTTCAGCTGGAAATTGAAAAAATTCTGCCGGAAGTCAAGCAGGAATTACTTAACCACAATATAGAGATTGATTTTGTGCCCCCTGCATTGCATGTTGACAATAAAAAATTGAAAACCGGAATTGTTAACGGTCTGGAACCTCTTAAAAATCAAAAAGCAGTACTGCTTTATGGAAGCATGTGCCATCCAGAATTACTTCAAATAGCCCGGGATTCCGGAGTCACCTATCCAAAAGCGCATAACTGTATCGAGTTGTTATTCGATCCAGAAAGAAAAAAAGAGATAGATAGCGCCTACAATGTTTTTTATATGACCAGCGGCTGGTTAAAATACTGGCATGAAATATTTCAGCAAGGACAGGGATGGGACCCAGTTGATGCCAGGATAAATTTCGGTTCGTATGACAAGATTCTTGTGCTTGACAGTGGGGTATCCAATATTTCTGACGAAGAAATATTGGAGTTTTTTGATTATACTCAAGTGCCCATTGATATTGAATCGATTTCTTTGGATTATTTTAAGAATGTCATAATTGAGATGTGTCAAAATATTATTAAAGATTGAATTTCTTAATATTTGGTAGATAACCCAAATACATAGGTTGTAAACAGCCACGGCAAGAGATAGAGGCCTTAAGGGCTGTCGTCTCATCGGTACAGCAGTAGGAAGGATAAGCAAGCAGTCATTTTCACGCCGGCAAAGCGGATGCTCTAATATAAGCTTTATCTTTTGGTACATCAAACAGAAATGTAAAATATGCCGATTAGTTGGAATCTGTAAATTCCGGAAGGTGCTGCAATAAGCGATGAAAACCGGCTTTATCTGCACTATCAGTCGATATGGCTTAAATATTCAAATGGAGGTATTTATATGAATGAGAGTCATTTGAATGACGGAGAAAAAAGCTGTAAGAAAAAGGAATAACTAGTAGATATACAGCGGTTCTGGGTAATTCTGTCAGAATAACACGTGACGACATTGATTCGTTGCTGATCGAAATGCGGGTAATAAATTCTATAGAATCTTCAACAAAGATAGGGCTTTTTGGAGAATTTTTCGCAACTCCTGTGATGGTAGCCGCTTTGTCGGGACTGGATAATATCCGTCCAAACGGGATGGTTGAGGTCGCAAAAGGAACGGCAGCGGCTGGCGCAGTGATGTGGTCTGGCATCGGCAATGAACAGGACATTTCGGGGGTATTGTCCCCATGGTGCTTGCTCTGTTCCCTGTGGAGTTATTAAAGCCATTGAAGTTACCTGCGGACTTGCTCTGCCCCGGAATGTGGTTATAGAGATTACTTAATAGCAAGAGATATCATACCTTTAACGATATCAATTGTAATAAAACAAGATGGACAAGAGAGGAAGTGTTTCAATGATAGAAAGTGAAATATTATTGCAGAAAGAAAAGCTCAATTTGGCTGAGTACGTATTTGCAAAGCCGGAAAATATCGTTTTTTCCAATGAAGTAAGGAATATGTGTGAAAAAAATACATGCAGAATGTATGGCACTACATGGGCCTGTCCACCAGCCGTCGGGACTGTCGAGTGGTGTAAAGTGCGATGCAATGAGTATGAGAATGTGTTCATATTCACAACAATGTACCATCTGAAGGATATGTATGATATCGAAGAATGGAAAAACGACAGAATAATGCACAAGAGGGTTTCAGATAAAGTCGCGAAAATTTTCCGATCAAAGTATCCTGAGGCTTTGGTACTTTCAGCGGAAGGGTGTACAGTATGCAAGACATGCACCTATCCGGATAAGCCTTGCAGGTTTCCTGAACGCATGCATCCTGCGACAGAGGGCTACGGAATTCTGGTTACGGAGTCAGCCAAAGTTTGCGGTATTAAATATAATAATGGGCCCGAGACGTTAACTTATTTCAGCATGATATTTTATTGATAAGACAAATAGGTCCACAGGCCAATCACTTGAGAGAATAGACTTATTTGCTATAGCAACTATCTTATAACGCAAGGACTATATTGATGTAAAAGAATTGAATAGATATGATCTATTTATTCAATATGCTTATGCGGCAGCGAAACAAGCAATGGAGATGGCAAACGTACAGGAAACAAACTTTAACAAGGACAGAGTCGTGTCTATGTCGGCTCAGGCATTGGCGGCATTAAGACAATTATAAAAATCATGAAGAATTTATGACCAGAGGAAATAGGCGTGTTTCTCCTTTTATGATTCCTATGTTGATTAGCAATATGGCGGCTGATATTATAGCCATTAAAACAGGCTTTAAAGGACCTAGTTATTCTCCGGTATTGATTTGTGCAACATCCAATCAAGCAATTGGAGAAGGGTTTTTAACTATTAAACACGGATATACAGATGCAGTAATAGCGGTGGAGCTGCAATTAATACATTTACATTTTCTGAATTTACCAATATGTGTGCAATGTCCACAAATAATGAACATCCAGAACAGGCATGTCGTCCATTTGATAAGTTGAGGGATGGATTCGTAATGTCAGAAGGTTCGGGAATTTTATTCCTGGAGGAACTGGAACATGCCAAAAGTTGTGGAGCTAAGATACTTGAGGAGATTGTCAGATATTAGGCGACAACGGATGCCTATCATATTACAAGTCCTGATTATCATGGAGCTGAAAGATCAATGCAATTAGCTATTGATATGGCTGAAATATCACCAAAACATGTGGATTATATTAACGCACATGCAATAGGCACCCCGGAGGGAGATAAATCTGAAACAAAAGCGATTAAAGCAGTGTTTAAAGAAGGCGCCTATCGTATTAAAGTCAATGCTACAAAGTCCATAACAGGCCATTTATTTGGTGCAGCTGGAGGAATAGAGGCTATTATAACTTTAAAAGTTTTTGAGGAGGACAAGATACCTCCTAC is a genomic window containing:
- a CDS encoding winged helix-turn-helix transcriptional regulator, translated to MTKEIDRNDRPCKDNCPCMDYCPLGSALRVVGGKWKIPILCALHQDGTTRYNELKRKISGITNTMLASSLKELEENGLIHREQYMEMPVRVEYTLTDICRDLMPILKQLADWGVQVHTSESPQAHTTE
- a CDS encoding pyridoxamine 5'-phosphate oxidase family protein; translated protein: MVINEDVKKVIEGSAFLSLITVDANGTPHPIIAGKGQVVSDTVVFGIYKMEITQKNLESNKNSWVVGATMDGGPKGYRLVGTAEAKDKQLIFTPTGVDTLI
- a CDS encoding DUF1638 domain-containing protein produces the protein MIVHILSCGIFQLEIEKILPEVKQELLNHNIEIDFVPPALHVDNKKLKTGIVNGLEPLKNQKAVLLYGSMCHPELLQIARDSGVTYPKAHNCIELLFDPERKKEIDSAYNVFYMTSGWLKYWHEIFQQGQGWDPVDARINFGSYDKILVLDSGVSNISDEEILEFFDYTQVPIDIESISLDYFKNVIIEMCQNIIKD
- a CDS encoding alpha-hydroxy-acid oxidizing protein: MRVINSIESSTKIGLFGEFFATPVMVAALSGLDNIRPNGMVEVAKGTAAAGAVMWSGIGNEQDISGVLSPWCLLCSLWSY
- a CDS encoding DUF2284 domain-containing protein — encoded protein: MIESEILLQKEKLNLAEYVFAKPENIVFSNEVRNMCEKNTCRMYGTTWACPPAVGTVEWCKVRCNEYENVFIFTTMYHLKDMYDIEEWKNDRIMHKRVSDKVAKIFRSKYPEALVLSAEGCTVCKTCTYPDKPCRFPERMHPATEGYGILVTESAKVCGIKYNNGPETLTYFSMIFY
- a CDS encoding beta-ketoacyl synthase N-terminal-like domain-containing protein; the protein is MLISNMAADIIAIKTGFKGPSYSPVLICATSNQAIGEGFLTIKHGYTDAVIAVELQLIHLHFLNLPICVQCPQIMNIQNRHVVHLIS
- a CDS encoding beta-ketoacyl synthase N-terminal-like domain-containing protein; protein product: MSTNNEHPEQACRPFDKLRDGFVMSEGSGILFLEELEHAKSCGAKILEEIVRY
- a CDS encoding beta-ketoacyl-[acyl-carrier-protein] synthase family protein, with the translated sequence MTSPDYHGAERSMQLAIDMAEISPKHVDYINAHAIGTPEGDKSETKAIKAVFKEGAYRIKVNATKSITGHLFGAAGGIEAIITLKVFEEDKIPPTINLTVPDEDCDLDYIPNKAIKHEVNYAISNGFGFGGHNASLLLKKYIK